In Campylobacter sp. VBCF_01 NA2, one DNA window encodes the following:
- a CDS encoding ATP-dependent helicase, with product MSNLNQEQYSAATAPFGHNLVIASAGTGKTSTIVARIAHLLHLGVNPSKILLLTFTNKAASEMIARLNRYFDKKITAKITAGTFHAVSYALLRELGKGVILKQPSELKTLLKSIVENRKFYHISDTRPYGGAYLYDIYSLFQNKQTGESFGSWFARNFEDQAEFSEIYEDILREFEEEKARFNYADFNDILLKMRHELRKGAPLYYDEILVDEYQDTNSLQGSLIDAFRTKSLFCVGDFDQSIYAFNGANIDIIGSFGTRFSDAKIYTLNINYRSSSQILALANKVISNNPRLYDKKLVVGRTGKFSAPKLHVYDEIMSQYGHIAQQIKQSRRAPESFAVIFRNNSSADGIEVALKELGIGAKRKGSTSFFESREIKAFMDIFGALINPKDMMAFLGILEYAKGVGNATSKEIFDALITLGGGNIKDGFLRPDMSAKIYEQKKRNYQLGLFDDMDLQASLERFSTLGFSENFAKNPVLKYNKLNESAAMILHELYTLFSKFNPNFGAGELVNLIKSSKLFAIIADNIATHRATLKNGKIDLDRKTNENEKIYNKVAILGGIASKYKDAGSFYNFITLGAKEMSEGEGVNLLSVHASKGLEFDSVFLVDLAQNRFPNLKLMGMGGSLDEERRLFYVAVTRARNELYLSYAKFDKIRKINYQPSCFLVEAGMA from the coding sequence ATATCAAATTTAAACCAAGAACAATACTCCGCCGCGACTGCGCCCTTTGGCCACAATCTCGTAATCGCAAGCGCAGGCACAGGCAAGACTAGCACCATTGTAGCGCGCATTGCGCATTTACTGCACCTTGGCGTAAATCCAAGCAAAATTTTGCTTCTAACCTTCACAAACAAAGCAGCTAGCGAAATGATTGCGAGGCTAAATCGCTATTTTGACAAAAAAATCACCGCCAAAATCACCGCAGGCACCTTCCACGCGGTATCTTACGCACTTTTGCGTGAGCTTGGCAAGGGTGTGATTTTAAAACAGCCAAGCGAGTTAAAAACGCTTTTAAAAAGTATCGTAGAAAATCGCAAATTTTACCATATCAGCGACACTAGGCCGTATGGCGGTGCGTATTTATACGACATATACTCGCTCTTTCAAAACAAACAAACAGGCGAGAGTTTTGGCTCATGGTTTGCTAGAAATTTTGAAGATCAGGCTGAATTTAGCGAAATTTACGAGGATATTTTGCGTGAATTTGAAGAAGAAAAAGCCCGCTTTAATTACGCCGATTTTAACGACATACTGCTTAAAATGCGCCACGAACTGCGCAAGGGTGCGCCACTATACTATGATGAAATTTTAGTCGATGAGTATCAAGATACCAACTCGCTTCAAGGCTCACTAATCGACGCATTTAGGACAAAAAGCCTTTTTTGCGTGGGCGATTTCGACCAGAGCATTTATGCCTTTAACGGCGCGAATATCGATATAATCGGCTCTTTTGGCACCCGTTTTAGCGACGCGAAAATTTACACGCTAAACATAAATTACCGCTCATCTAGCCAAATTTTAGCCCTTGCAAACAAGGTCATTTCAAACAATCCGCGCCTGTATGACAAAAAGCTAGTCGTAGGGCGCACGGGCAAATTTAGCGCGCCAAAACTGCATGTTTATGATGAGATTATGTCGCAATACGGCCATATCGCACAGCAAATCAAGCAAAGCAGGCGCGCGCCTGAGAGTTTTGCGGTGATTTTTCGCAACAACTCCTCGGCTGACGGGATCGAGGTCGCGCTCAAAGAGCTAGGAATCGGCGCGAAGCGCAAAGGCAGCACGAGCTTTTTTGAAAGTCGCGAAATAAAGGCGTTTATGGATATTTTCGGCGCGCTGATAAACCCAAAGGATATGATGGCATTTCTTGGGATTTTAGAGTATGCCAAAGGCGTGGGAAACGCCACTAGCAAGGAAATTTTCGACGCGCTAATCACGCTTGGTGGCGGAAATATCAAAGATGGCTTTTTGCGCCCTGATATGAGTGCGAAAATTTACGAGCAAAAAAAGCGAAATTACCAGCTAGGACTTTTTGACGATATGGATTTGCAGGCGAGTTTAGAGCGGTTTAGCACGCTTGGATTTAGCGAAAATTTCGCCAAAAATCCGGTGCTAAAATACAACAAACTAAACGAAAGCGCGGCTATGATTTTGCACGAACTATACACGCTATTTAGCAAATTTAACCCAAATTTTGGCGCTGGCGAGCTAGTAAATTTGATAAAATCCTCCAAGCTTTTTGCCATAATCGCCGATAATATCGCCACTCACAGAGCCACGCTCAAAAACGGCAAAATAGATCTCGATCGCAAAACGAACGAAAATGAGAAAATTTACAACAAAGTAGCGATTTTAGGCGGGATTGCGAGCAAATACAAGGACGCGGGGAGTTTTTATAACTTCATCACACTTGGCGCAAAGGAAATGAGCGAGGGAGAGGGCGTAAATCTGCTAAGCGTGCATGCTAGCAAGGGTTTGGAGTTTGATAGCGTGTTTTTGGTAGATTTGGCGCAAAACCGCTTTCCAAATTTGAAGCTAATGGGCATGGGTGGCAGTCTAGATGAGGAGCGACGACTATTTTATGTAGCGGTTACTAGGGCGCGAAATGAGCTCTATCTAAGCTACGCGAAATTTGATAAAATTCGCAAAATAAACTATCAGCCAAGCTGTTTTTTAGTCGAAGCTGGTATGGCGTAA
- a CDS encoding M48 family metalloprotease — translation MEALSALNLALFYLPEKFCHFLSANEISCTPKAGYYLCVLACSVVLFAITRIFLGKTASLSHSINEHQKLAKSKVAWLNFVFASVLVQVFWLSYALFFDFLNYKNFALGEGADYALPLLLSALLVCVILFNYIKKRHFEATDISSLASQLDATEIHPYTAKNSEKVLLNIIEEMAIASRVGMPRVFIMKNENGVNAMASGENFGKDSEKIAIFVTAGAMRTFNRDEMQGVIAHEFSHAFHNDIELNIRLISVIGALGTLSFIGYEILRAFGRGRSGRNSKGSGIAIVILVGVIFWLLGLLGKVFAELIQSAISRQKEFLADASAAKYTRNPLGIKKALDKLFMIQKFNKAYHDGIGKKDFKAPKDEEKPNLNRYFSSKTRQRGSINTDDMRNFRANPLRNFANFHIKNTNARACAHMFFLPAFSGLFATHPSLQSRIKKLKEMGA, via the coding sequence GTGGAGGCGTTGTCTGCGCTAAATTTAGCGCTCTTTTACCTACCTGAAAAATTTTGCCATTTTTTAAGCGCAAATGAGATTTCCTGCACGCCAAAGGCCGGGTATTATCTATGTGTTTTGGCGTGTAGCGTGGTTTTGTTTGCCATAACGCGCATTTTCCTTGGCAAAACAGCCTCACTATCTCACAGCATAAACGAGCACCAAAAACTAGCCAAAAGCAAGGTTGCGTGGCTAAATTTCGTCTTTGCAAGCGTTTTGGTGCAGGTTTTTTGGCTCTCATACGCGCTATTTTTTGATTTTTTAAATTACAAAAATTTTGCCCTTGGCGAGGGCGCGGATTACGCCCTGCCACTACTTTTATCCGCGCTTTTAGTCTGCGTGATTTTATTTAACTATATCAAAAAACGCCATTTTGAGGCGACAGACATTTCTAGCCTAGCTAGCCAGCTTGACGCCACAGAAATTCACCCCTACACTGCCAAAAATTCCGAAAAAGTGCTACTTAACATAATCGAAGAAATGGCGATTGCCTCGCGTGTGGGCATGCCACGGGTTTTTATCATGAAAAACGAAAATGGCGTAAATGCCATGGCAAGTGGGGAGAATTTCGGCAAAGATAGCGAAAAAATCGCGATTTTTGTCACGGCTGGGGCGATGAGGACATTTAACCGAGACGAAATGCAAGGGGTAATCGCGCATGAGTTTTCGCACGCTTTTCACAATGATATCGAGCTAAATATCAGGCTAATTAGCGTCATTGGCGCACTTGGCACACTTAGCTTCATCGGATATGAGATTTTAAGGGCATTTGGCAGGGGTAGAAGCGGCAGAAACTCCAAAGGAAGCGGGATTGCCATAGTCATACTTGTGGGAGTAATATTTTGGCTACTTGGGCTTTTGGGGAAAGTTTTTGCCGAACTTATCCAAAGTGCCATTTCTAGGCAAAAAGAGTTTTTAGCAGACGCTAGCGCAGCCAAATACACGCGCAATCCTTTGGGGATCAAAAAGGCGCTTGATAAGCTTTTTATGATACAAAAATTCAACAAAGCCTATCACGACGGAATCGGCAAAAAGGATTTTAAAGCCCCAAAAGATGAAGAAAAGCCGAATTTAAACAGATATTTTTCCTCAAAAACGCGCCAAAGGGGCAGTATAAACACAGATGACATGCGAAATTTTCGCGCAAATCCACTAAGAAATTTCGCAAATTTTCATATCAAAAACACTAACGCCAGAGCCTGCGCGCACATGTTTTTCTTGCCCGCATTTTCTGGGCTTTTCGCCACGCACCCTAGCCTGCAATCACGGATAAAAAAGCTAAAAGAAATGGGCGCGTGA
- a CDS encoding LemA family protein yields MSVLLVILAILILVGIFLIGIYNKLVALLNEAKNAFAQIDVQLKRRYDLIPNLIEVVKKYMAHEKQTLENVVNARNRATSALERIKQNGINDSDMRNLASAENELKSALNGLNIQVEAYPELKASENMLHLSEEITSTENKIGFARQSYNDAVTDFNTYKQSFPNNILVGFFPKFHKDLALLEFREENIQKAPKIEF; encoded by the coding sequence ATGAGTGTTTTGCTAGTAATTTTAGCTATTTTAATTCTTGTCGGAATTTTTCTCATTGGTATTTACAACAAACTTGTCGCACTTTTAAACGAAGCCAAAAACGCCTTTGCGCAAATCGATGTCCAGCTAAAACGCAGATATGATCTAATCCCAAATTTAATCGAAGTTGTCAAAAAATACATGGCGCACGAAAAACAGACCCTAGAAAATGTCGTAAATGCCAGAAACCGCGCAACTAGCGCATTAGAACGCATTAAACAAAATGGCATAAACGATAGCGATATGCGAAATTTAGCAAGCGCAGAAAACGAGCTAAAAAGCGCGCTAAATGGGCTAAATATCCAGGTCGAAGCCTACCCAGAGCTAAAAGCTAGCGAAAATATGCTACATCTAAGCGAAGAAATCACCTCTACTGAGAATAAAATCGGCTTTGCTAGGCAGTCTTACAATGACGCAGTAACGGACTTTAACACCTATAAACAAAGCTTTCCAAACAATATTTTAGTCGGATTTTTCCCTAAATTTCACAAAGATTTAGCCCTGCTTGAATTTAGAGAGGAAAATATCCAAAAAGCCCCAAAAATCGAGTTTTAA
- a CDS encoding D-alanine--D-alanine ligase — translation MKYGIIFGGQSYEHDVSILTAIAVKNALKGKNLAFIYCDANRRFFEIEEGNMVASYFARNFARSHSANTDAAEGGFSSQTSYGSKVKELTLSYGGFYTSGMFSKNRLEIDVCINTIHGGDGCDGKLASLLEFYEIPQIGPRLEASAVSHNKILTKNLAKNAGVKAINYAVLKRTSLPSFNYPVIIKPAHLGSSIGASIVNSDMELDKIIDKVFSLDREVIVEPFVKDVKEYSLAGCKIGNEIVFSKISQAVKKDFLDFGRKYIDTTQPNTVTEQTVGISIADKMKDAFAKIYNSGFEGSIIRCDFFVFNNEIYLNEINPVPAALASYLFNDFGAIIDGLSTSLPQYKKIPVTYDLVTQIAANK, via the coding sequence ATGAAATATGGTATCATTTTTGGCGGACAAAGCTACGAGCACGATGTCAGTATCCTCACAGCAATCGCTGTAAAAAACGCATTAAAAGGCAAAAATTTAGCCTTTATCTACTGCGACGCTAACCGCAGATTTTTCGAAATCGAAGAGGGAAATATGGTAGCAAGCTACTTTGCTAGAAATTTTGCTAGGTCTCACTCTGCCAACACAGACGCTGCTGAGGGCGGTTTTTCATCTCAAACTTCTTATGGCAGCAAGGTCAAAGAGCTAACCCTCTCTTATGGCGGATTTTACACAAGCGGTATGTTTTCAAAAAACAGATTAGAAATCGATGTGTGTATCAACACAATCCACGGCGGTGATGGTTGCGACGGCAAGCTAGCTTCACTTTTAGAATTTTACGAAATTCCACAAATCGGCCCTAGATTAGAGGCAAGTGCGGTAAGCCATAATAAAATTTTAACCAAAAATTTAGCCAAAAACGCAGGGGTCAAGGCGATTAATTACGCGGTTTTAAAGCGCACGAGTTTGCCGTCTTTTAACTACCCTGTCATCATAAAACCAGCCCACCTAGGTAGCAGTATCGGCGCTAGTATCGTAAATAGCGATATGGAGCTCGATAAAATCATAGATAAGGTATTTAGCCTAGATAGAGAGGTCATCGTCGAGCCTTTCGTCAAAGATGTCAAAGAATACAGCCTAGCAGGTTGTAAAATAGGCAATGAGATTGTATTTTCAAAAATCAGTCAAGCCGTGAAAAAAGACTTCCTAGACTTTGGTCGCAAATACATCGACACCACCCAACCAAACACCGTGACAGAGCAAACCGTGGGCATTTCAATCGCAGATAAGATGAAAGATGCGTTTGCTAAAATTTACAACAGCGGATTTGAGGGCTCGATCATCAGATGCGACTTTTTCGTGTTTAATAACGAAATCTATCTAAACGAAATCAACCCCGTCCCAGCGGCTCTTGCAAGCTATTTATTTAACGATTTTGGCGCGATTATCGACGGGCTTTCTACATCTTTGCCACAATACAAAAAAATCCCAGTAACCTACGATTTGGTTACGCAAATCGCAGCAAACAAATAA
- a CDS encoding transglycosylase domain-containing protein produces the protein MKFIGFVKFSAFFGAFLLSLFLILDFLFPLNLAGLNKEKSLVLYSSEGEILNMQISSDEIWRFYASSDEIPQRLKQSVVHFEDRYFYYHFGVNPFSIARAFTHNISQNFTHKNANIARVGASTITMQVARMMNPKERSYKNKFIEIFNAFQLEFHYTKDEILTMYFNLAPYGGNIEGVASASYFYFGKSLGELSNAQIALLAVVPKNPNKNRLDRANLDLNSLKNRLIFSLYKAKILSLSEFERASSEKFTPTRHPAPNFAPHYAMRAFKNAKNLGVAGRAGASEAVSARMGETASKTAGVAEGVSETATETATETATETATETATETATETATETATETKRACAGSVGANSVGASQSAHLAQNGAIKPANTDNHGARIGDTKHSAQNCAIWQNKAERMAQNGANLIHSNLNKTYQLTLENFLKSRINDLAKFGVKNGSAILIDNEKMAVVAYAGSHDFGGFLGQNDGIVWAKNVGSTLKPFIYARALEEGLITPRRELIDAPISFKNYSPRNYNLGFMGVVSANEALGYSLNIPALKLLLSLGDDGLYELLLRANLAPYSKEHYGLGLGLGGISINLLNLTHLYSVFANSGELKPLELAGAKVGQSAQILSPQSAYIITQMLKNAPRSYLGSVWQNTKNMPALMFKTGTSADGRDLYTIGVTPKFSLGVWFGNFNGEKTSDISGGLSAARVVFDMFSYLSNTGAINAEFARPSGVSEKEICADFFVEKECKKMVRDLVIEGVTLHDECEFYRPSELFYLLQNGIIDANATKNGRCKDKFASIAPALSDIDGKIYEVGDNAEINLSASCTAVFGDEIFISVNNSPYEAKKNGENFMLNLSPGEYELSCLDENANFSVAKFSVKNR, from the coding sequence ATGAAATTTATAGGGTTTGTGAAATTTAGCGCATTTTTTGGCGCATTTTTGCTTTCGTTGTTTTTGATTTTGGATTTTTTATTCCCCCTAAATTTGGCTGGATTAAATAAAGAAAAGTCGTTAGTTTTGTATTCGAGCGAGGGGGAAATTTTAAATATGCAAATCAGCAGTGATGAGATTTGGAGGTTTTACGCCAGTAGCGATGAAATCCCACAGCGTCTAAAACAAAGCGTAGTGCATTTCGAGGATAGGTATTTTTACTACCATTTTGGTGTAAATCCATTTTCGATAGCACGGGCATTTACGCATAATATTTCGCAAAATTTTACGCATAAAAATGCAAATATAGCCAGAGTGGGCGCAAGCACCATTACAATGCAGGTTGCGCGTATGATGAACCCCAAAGAGCGCAGTTACAAAAACAAATTTATCGAAATTTTCAACGCTTTTCAGCTCGAATTTCACTACACCAAAGATGAAATTTTAACAATGTATTTCAATCTAGCCCCCTATGGTGGCAATATCGAGGGTGTGGCGAGTGCTAGCTATTTTTATTTTGGCAAAAGCCTAGGTGAGCTTAGCAACGCTCAAATCGCGCTTCTTGCGGTGGTGCCAAAAAACCCGAACAAAAACCGCCTAGACCGCGCGAATTTGGATTTAAACTCGCTAAAAAATAGGCTGATTTTTAGCCTTTATAAGGCTAAAATTTTATCGCTTAGTGAATTTGAACGCGCTAGTAGCGAGAAATTTACCCCCACAAGGCACCCTGCGCCAAATTTTGCCCCGCATTATGCAATGCGCGCCTTTAAAAATGCGAAAAATTTGGGCGTGGCAGGGCGCGCTGGCGCTAGTGAGGCTGTGAGTGCGCGTATGGGCGAAACAGCGAGTAAAACAGCTGGCGTGGCAGAGGGTGTGAGCGAAACAGCTACCGAAACAGCTACCGAAACAGCTACCGAAACAGCTACCGAAACAGCTACCGAAACAGCTACCGAAACAGCTACCGAAACAGCTACCGAAACAAAACGCGCGTGCGCAGGTTCTGTGGGAGCAAATTCTGTGGGAGCAAGCCAAAGCGCGCACTTGGCACAAAATGGCGCGATAAAGCCCGCAAACACAGACAATCACGGCGCGCGCATAGGCGATACAAAGCACTCGGCGCAAAATTGCGCAATCTGGCAAAACAAAGCAGAGCGTATGGCACAAAACGGCGCAAATTTAATCCACTCAAATTTAAACAAAACCTATCAACTCACCCTTGAAAATTTCCTTAAATCAAGGATAAATGACCTAGCCAAATTTGGCGTCAAAAACGGCTCGGCAATCCTAATCGACAACGAAAAAATGGCGGTTGTGGCATACGCAGGTTCGCACGATTTTGGCGGATTTTTGGGACAAAATGACGGCATAGTCTGGGCGAAAAATGTTGGCTCCACGCTAAAACCATTTATCTACGCAAGAGCCCTTGAAGAGGGGCTTATCACGCCACGCCGTGAGCTAATCGACGCTCCGATTAGCTTCAAAAATTACTCCCCACGCAACTACAATCTAGGCTTTATGGGGGTTGTTAGCGCAAATGAGGCGCTCGGATATAGCCTAAATATCCCGGCTTTGAAGCTTTTATTATCCCTTGGCGATGACGGGCTTTATGAGCTTTTGCTTCGTGCAAATCTCGCGCCGTATTCCAAAGAGCATTATGGGCTTGGGCTTGGGCTTGGCGGAATTAGCATAAATTTGTTAAATCTCACTCATCTTTACAGCGTTTTTGCAAACTCTGGCGAGTTAAAACCGCTAGAACTAGCAGGGGCGAAGGTAGGGCAGAGCGCGCAAATACTAAGCCCGCAAAGTGCGTATATCATCACGCAAATGCTAAAAAACGCCCCACGAAGCTATCTTGGCTCTGTGTGGCAAAATACCAAAAATATGCCAGCCTTGATGTTTAAAACCGGCACGAGTGCCGACGGGCGCGACCTTTATACGATTGGCGTAACGCCAAAATTTAGCCTTGGGGTTTGGTTTGGCAATTTCAACGGCGAAAAAACGAGTGATATAAGTGGCGGACTTAGTGCTGCGCGCGTGGTTTTTGATATGTTTTCTTACCTTTCAAACACAGGCGCGATAAATGCCGAATTTGCCCGTCCTAGTGGCGTGAGCGAAAAAGAAATTTGCGCTGATTTTTTCGTAGAAAAAGAGTGCAAAAAAATGGTGCGAGATTTGGTGATAGAGGGTGTAACTTTGCACGATGAGTGCGAATTTTACCGCCCTAGTGAGCTTTTTTATCTTTTGCAAAACGGCATTATTGACGCAAATGCGACCAAAAATGGCAGGTGCAAGGATAAATTTGCTAGCATTGCGCCAGCTCTTAGCGATATAGATGGCAAAATTTACGAAGTGGGCGATAATGCAGAGATAAATCTTAGCGCCTCTTGCACGGCTGTTTTTGGCGATGAAATCTTTATCAGCGTAAATAATAGCCCATACGAGGCGAAAAAAAATGGCGAGAATTTTATGCTAAATTTAAGTCCGGGCGAATATGAGCTTTCGTGTTTGGACGAAAACGCGAATTTTAGCGTGGCGAAATTTAGTGTAAAAAATAGATAA